In Piliocolobus tephrosceles isolate RC106 unplaced genomic scaffold, ASM277652v3 unscaffolded_19538, whole genome shotgun sequence, the sequence TGAATTAGGTCGTTTTTCTCCCTCATCCCTCAATACCCTACCACAGATCCTGCCTCCACCCAATTCCCCACAAAGCACCAGAGGTAGGAGACCTGGATTCAActaccagctctgccactgacccTGGGGCCCCGACCCACCCCTGCCTCCTCAGCCAGTGTCTTCACATGTACAACTCCACGTGGGGTGGCAACTAGacctctcctgcctctcccatGGCTTACAGCTTCTACCCGGCCCCAAGGCTACCCAGTATTTTATCGTCCAGACCCATGGCAGGGCCACCGGGCAGGACAGGGGAACGGGGGGAAGACAATGGATActcggttttttttttgtttttttttttaaagaaaaatacagtttatttcaGGCTTACAGTAACTTTCATAGCACTGCTGTGCTCCGTTCGTCCATCTGTTTGGTTGTCCAAAGTACCAGGCTGCTAGGGTGGGCTCAGAAAACCGCTCCCTTGTAAACTCTGAAGCTCAGCTCCCAGAAGGCGGATTCGAAGGCTACCCCTCACAGGTCAAGCCACAGGTTAAGCAGTAAGGTATTATTTATTAAGATCTTAAGCCTCACCCCTGAACTCAAATGGGATGggataaggagtaaggaaagaggttacaggagacagaaaacaaagccCAGCTCTTCCAAGCTCACCACCCAGCCAAGGTCTTCGAATTCCTGAGGGAACCCAGGGCTGGAGGCTGGGCTGCAGGAAGGCAGCATTCCTGGGAGGTTCCAAGTTCTGGGCAGGGGTACACAGCTGTTGCATGTGTGGGGGGTGGGGTACGGGAAAGGCTCCAGAGCTACTTTCGTTCACATCTTCACCTATTCTCCCTTCCATTTGCGTGTTCATCTCACCACTCCTGACCCAGCCAGCCCCCATCACTGagtactgctgctgctgctggtcctcTCCTCCCCAAATCCACCTGCCCACTGTCCACTGGCATCTAGATCCTCCTCCAGccacacccacactcactcatCCCCTTCCTCACAATGACTGCACCCAAAAGACACTGTACTGGGGAACCCGGCTTCGTCATTCAGATGTTAACTAAAGGCCCAAGGGAATGTGCTGAACAaggtccccccacccccaagacCAAGGACCCTAGGGTTTCCTTGCCCTGGAGGGAGCTAGACAGGGGAACAGGGGAGAGGGTAGAGACGGGGTAACCAGTCCACAGGTCTacaatcctcaaaaaaaaaaaaaaaaaaaaaccctacagacAACTCTCAGAACTAGCAAATAAGGGCCCAAAGCCATTTCCAACCATCCCCACTCATTTTTTTCTCCGGACAATGGTCCAGCCATCTTCCACTATATCCTCTTCCTTAATAGTCTGAGCGTCTGGATCAGAGGGTTCAGGCTGGGAGCAGACCCCATCTGTAGCAGCCCCATCATTCGTAGCTGTGACCTGGAGGGGAGATTTAAAAGACAGCTGAATACACTGACCACTAGAGACCCAGGCTCTGCTCCAGTTTTTCCAGGATTCGCTGTGTAACTTTAGGAAACTTCCCTGCCCTCTTTGGATACCACTACTATCACGAACCACCACCATCCCCTTATCACTTCTCTGTGAATCTAGCTGCTCTCCCAGAAAATTGAAAACATCTGTATCCCCCAACCCAGGGGGCACCCACTTCACCTCCATCTCTTCCACACTGTCCACatcatcttcatcctcatcagTCTCTTTAGCTGTCTTAAGTGCAGTGGCTGTGACCTTGCATTTTCTTTGAGTGATGCGAGAGGCCATCTCCCTCAGAGCAGCCCCGTCACCCCTCTGGAAGTGGTGGAACATGGTCTGCAGTTGCTGGCTCACCTACCAAGAAAATATTCAACCAGTTTGGGTTTTCCAGAGAATCTACTATACAAACAGCCCATTTTGAAGCAACAGTCGGGAGTAGGTTGGATATTTCCAGAAGAGAACAGGGCTCTTTCCTCCCCAAGGAATTAACCAATGAAGCAACCATATATGAAGGGCTCAAATGAGGGCCTAACGCATGACATGAGGGCCTAAAGCAGCAAAAGAGGGCTTAACTAGCAGGGAAGGCTCTAGAACTGGGCTTTGAAAGAAAGAAGATGTAAAAGGGCAGGTAATCTTATTGGGGAGCCAAAATGGATCTGGACTGGCCTGACTTGCCCTTGGGATGGGGGTGAGGAACAGGCCTGGATGGGAATGATgtataggaagaaataaaagaaggcagGGTTTGGAAAGGCCACACTTGTTCCTCTAGGCAACAGAGAGTCACAGTCAAGAGTTTTGGCCCAAAACAGATAGTTGGGGAGAAGAAAGACTGCAGGTAGGGAGACTGCAGTTGTGCCCATGGTAAGCTCACCTGCGGCAGACTCCCATCTTCCACGACTGTATCAAACTCATTGGTCAACAGCTCTCCAAGGAAGTCTTCCACCTCATCTAGCTCCAAGTCAGCTAAGTAGAAAAGGACAGGGCCCTTGGGTCAAAGACCAGCCAACTTCATCACCCCTGCCCACTGCTCTTCAAAATCTACTTGGTGGATCTGCAACTGGGTGGGTAAAGGCACAGTAAGCCTTTTATCTGCTAAAGTGTTCTGCATTCCAggttttaacataattttttaaagaaccactAAATATTAACACCTCATTTCCCATCTCTTCCTACCAAGGCCTCTTCCCACAACTCCTAGCCCTACACTCACCCTCTTTCATCTGGCCTATTCTAACTAGCCTCCCCTCTATGAGACCTTGAGCAAGCTacttctttctgagcctcagttttctcatctgtaaagtggggctaATGGTGGCCTCCTCAAAGGTCTGTTAGGAGGAACCATCCAacacaatgcctagcacagtgaAGATCCATAATCCATGTTAATTTCTATCATGTAAAAGCTGAAGTTTTTGAAGTGTAGAGAACCTTCACAACTGTGGTTCCACTGATAAAAGAAGCCACAGACCAATGGGATAGTTAAGAAGAAATGGACATAGTAATTCCAATGATGAAATCATCATAGCCTTGACACTGACATCCTACTGTGTGACTCTGACCGAGCCACtttcctctctgggcttcagttacCTATGGGCCTATGCTCTACTTTTTCTGAATTAGAGAGTATCTCAAGAAAGTCTTTCACAAAGCTCCTAGCCCTCTCCCCTCTATGTGCTTTCCCTGGGAGAGCTCATCCACACTCTTGGTTTTGCCTACCACTCAAACTTAATATCCCCCAAATTTATCTCCAACTGAGACTACTCTGTGCCTGGACATTTCACAGATGCCGCAAATCCTCCATATCCAAAGCCAGACTCATCACCTTACTCTTTGAACCTGCTTCGCATCCTCCAGGGTTCCTCTACTCCGTGAAAAGACACCTAATCCACCCATCAACTCAAACCAGGAACTTGCCTCTTTTTCCCTCCCTGTCTACAGCCAACCAATCTCCAAGGCCCTATTCCACCCTTTCTTTTCCATGCCTGTTGCCACTGTCCTACTTCAGGCCTCATCAGTGTCTAGACACAAACAGCATTCTCATCAGTCTTTCCCTCTCCAGGCTATGCTTCATACTGATTACTTCCTGAACTTTCTAGCCAGCAAATCCCATCCTATTTCTCACCTTAGAACCTGCCCACGAATTTTTACCACCTACTGCAGTGTTTCATAGTTTgcctttgagaaatatctgttctgCTGGGTCTTAAGGGACACTATCCATAGAAAGCaaatgagaaacaaaagcaaacaggTTTTTTAGTGGTTCTTATTCTTGCCCAAGCTTTTAATATGTTCATGAGTGTTGAGACTTTTCAGTGGGAGCAGAAGAAAAGAGTTTTTCTTACATAACGTGACTGGAGAAGCTTCTTCACTGAACATCTAACAGGACTAGTTAGCATGAATTTTGGCAAACACTGGCCTAAATGATAAAATCAAAGGCACATAAGGGCTTCCAGGTCTTATGCTTTTCAGGGGGGCTTCCCATACCCCAGCTTCATTCTCTACCACTCCTCCAAAACCCcctccatgcacacacacccatactCCAATACTGAGCTCCCTGCTACTTTCCAAATATAAcacattataccctcatgccacAGAACTTGAGTATTGCTGTCTCTCTGCTTCCCCCACCTAGTTAACTCCTTCTCATTAAGACCCAGCCCAATTCACCACCTCCACTGAGAACCTGTCTCCCCAGCCTGTTACCCCATGCACACTGAGCTCCTCTTTATCAGAAAATCTATCAATGTTGTAACTATTTACGTGTGTGGATCCTCACTGGATAGTATACTTTCTTGAGAGAGATGACTGTGCCTAATGTCATCTCCAAAGCTAGAAATTGAATGaaggcttttttaaaaaccatactaTGCAACAGGCCCTCTACTGGGCCTCTTGTTCTTGTATATCCCTCAAGACGAGTCTACAGTGAAGATCTTTGCTGTCCAAACAGCCACAGGTGGTTACTGAGGGCTTGAAATATGGCTAGGCCAAATCGAAATGtgctaaaactgtaaaataccagattttgaaaacttaatactaaaaaatgtaaaatatctcaatgttttatactgattacatgttgaaatatttcGTATACAATGAGTTTACTAACATTGATTTCATCTGCTTTTTGCTTTATTAAAGTggctactaaaaaatttaaattacatgtGACTAGCATAATATTTCTACTGTACAGCGCTGTGGTGGATACTTTTATACGCATTTTAGGAActaggaaactgagtctcagggaGGTAAATTGCCTTGTCCAGAGTAATCCCACGAGTCAGTGGCACAGCCCGTAAAGCACTGGAATCCAGGATTCTGACTCCAAAAACTGAATTCATTCCACCTCGCCTTTAGGTACCAATGCACAACTGCTTGAGAGGAAATGCAGGCTCTGCAGGATGGGGCTCCTCTCCACACCCCCACACAGGCGGGTCGCAGCgcctcacattcactcaccattgCGCATGAAGTAATCCTCCACCGCACCCCCCAGCCACTTCGCCTTCTCCTGGCTGTGCACACCCCCGAAGCCATTCTCCACAGCGATCTGTAAACACAGGTCCAAGCCAATCACGTCAACTTGGGAGCAGACTTGGAGTTGCCTGGAGGCCGCTTACGCCGCCCAGCCAACTCCTCTTACGCCGCCTAGCCAAGCCTCAGGCACCT encodes:
- the TSR2 gene encoding pre-rRNA-processing protein TSR2 homolog isoform X1, which codes for MAGAAEDARALFRAGVCAALEAWPALQIAVENGFGGVHSQEKAKWLGGAVEDYFMRNADLELDEVEDFLGELLTNEFDTVVEDGSLPQVSQQLQTMFHHFQRGDGAALREMASRITQRKCKVTATALKTAKETDEDEDDVDSVEEMEVTATNDGAATDGVCSQPEPSDPDAQTIKEEDIVEDGWTIVRRKK
- the TSR2 gene encoding pre-rRNA-processing protein TSR2 homolog isoform X2, with translation MFHHFQRGDGAALREMASRITQRKCKVTATALKTAKETDEDEDDVDSVEEMEVTATNDGAATDGVCSQPEPSDPDAQTIKEEDIVEDGWTIVRRKK